The genomic segment TTTCTAAGAGATACAAAGTTGTTCAGGATCAGCTCTTCCACCAGAGAGTCTATCTCTTTGGTCGTGTCCAGCTCCCATCCAAGACCGCCGAAGATTGAAAAGTACTCAATCTGCGTCTCCATATCATCTGGATAGTTTCTTGAGTAAAAGGAGCGAAACTGCTCTAAGAGTCTGTTTTTTATCATTGATTAATTCTATCATAATTCACTTCCCCATTTCAACATATCTATGCCGTATTTTTCTCTTATATTTTGCGAATGTTGGGTAAGTCTGTGCATCTTTTGCTCTTCTGCAAAATTTATAAGCGAGAGTTCCCTTCTTGACTCTCTCGTAAAGCTTGAGCAGTTGATGCTTATGCGTATGACTTGAAGCCTTTTGTATGTGTCCGCCTCGCTAAAGAGCTCAAGACACAGAGAGTCAAATTTTTTTTCGGTAAATATTTCGCAAAGTGTTATGTTCTTGTGCGACTTTTGATTCATCTCGTAGGCGATAGAGAGATGAAAGACCGTGGGTATGACCTGAAGTTTCATGATGGCAAAGCTGAGATGGCGGGCTAGAACGTGTACCCTTCTCTTAAGTTCCCCTCTGTCATAGATAGGGTCGAATGTTCTGGATATTCCTATGGATTTTCTTATATGTTTTGTATTTATCTCATCATCGCTTTTGCCGCATACTCTGGCGTAGAGCTCTTTTGCGTAAGGTCCCCACGACTCTAACGTTCCTCTTCTTCTCTTTATCTCCCCTAGGGTGTGTATTTGAGCACTTTTTAGTTTTGCTTTCATACTTTTGCCAATGCCCGCAAACTCTCCCACAGGGATATTTTCTATAAAACTGTCCAGCTCGCCAGCGTATACGACTCTGCACCCAAAAGGCTTGGCGTGTGAAGTGGCAAGTTTGGCAATGTAGCGGGTTGGAGCTGCCCCGATGGATACGGGAAGCTTTATTACCTCTTTTATCTCGTTTTTTAAATTTTTTATAAAATCTTCTACATCCTTATCGTCTATCCAGCCGCCAAGATCACCGTAAAACTCATCTATGCTCGCCTGCTCCACAAGCGGTATCTTGGTCTGCAAAAAGTCGTGAAGCTCATGCGATAGTTTTTGATAGAGCGACATATTTGGCGCTTTGATGATAAGATGCGGGCAGAGGGTCAGTGCCTCTCTTATGCTCATGGCAGTCTTGATGCCGTAGGACCGAGCTTCATAGCTTGAAGTGGTAAGTATGCCGCGAACTCGCCCATCTTCATCTTTAAAAGCATCTATGTCATCATCTTTTTCTTCATACGCTTTGTAAAAAGTAGGCACAAATGAACCTGAGTTCTCGAAGTTTACCGTCTGTTTTTTAGCATCTTTGTTAAATATTTTAGTATCACTCCGTCCGCCAATTGCGACAGGCTTGCCCTCAAGCGAAGGCTCTTTAATGCGTGCGGCACTTACAAAAAAGCAGTCTATATCTATGTGTATTTTCATACTCTCAGTATAGACAAATTTTTAGGATGATGTTAAAAATATGGCAAATTGCAAAGATATTTTTTACTTGTTTATATTTTGATACAAAAGCAGCATTTAATATATATTGACGCAAAATTATTTTAAGATACATATTGTAACATGAGACATTATTATGACAAAATTATCACATTGTTCTTGACTAAAATATAAAAAATAATAATAATTAGTAAAGTTTAATATAAAAGGATCCTAATGAGTATAAATGTAGATCAGATGAGATTAGAAGAGCAGAAAAAGAACCCTGTGGTGGCGTATATATTATGGTGGTTTCTTGGACTTTTTGGAGCACATCGTTTTTATATGGGTAAAAGTAATGCGGTTACTATGCTAATTATTACAATAGTAAGTTTTTTTACTATGATAATAGTAGTTGGTTATGTTGGATTAATTGCAATGTTTATTTGGTGGGTACTTGATGCAATATCTCTTCATAAATGGGTTAAAGTTTATAACTTGGAACTTATTAATAATTATGAAAAGGCAACAGTAAGCAATAATTAAATACTAAAATCCCATGTATCTTTCTCATTCCCATCATCTTCTGATGGGAATGCATACAAGCGCTACGACTTGTTATAAAAATCCACAAACTGGAAACCAAAAATCAGCATCAACATATAAAACTTGACGTATTGTCAAGAACAGAGTACAATAAACCCATGAGAATTATTTCCAATAAAACATTGAAGCAATTTTATGAAAATCCTTTGTATAGCGATAGTAAGTCTTCGCTACAGAGTTGGTATCACGAGGCGTTAAAAGCTTCTTGGCAAACTCCAAATGAGATAAAGGCTCAATATAAAAGTGCAAGTATTATTGGAGATAGTAGAGTCGTGTTTAATATACATG from the Sulfurimonas crateris genome contains:
- a CDS encoding TM2 domain-containing protein — translated: MSINVDQMRLEEQKKNPVVAYILWWFLGLFGAHRFYMGKSNAVTMLIITIVSFFTMIIVVGYVGLIAMFIWWVLDAISLHKWVKVYNLELINNYEKATVSNN
- a CDS encoding type II toxin-antitoxin system HigB family toxin translates to MRIISNKTLKQFYENPLYSDSKSSLQSWYHEALKASWQTPNEIKAQYKSASIIGDSRVVFNIHGNKYRLIVKINYYASIIFIRFVGTHKEYDKINAAEI
- a CDS encoding Y-family DNA polymerase gives rise to the protein MKIHIDIDCFFVSAARIKEPSLEGKPVAIGGRSDTKIFNKDAKKQTVNFENSGSFVPTFYKAYEEKDDDIDAFKDEDGRVRGILTTSSYEARSYGIKTAMSIREALTLCPHLIIKAPNMSLYQKLSHELHDFLQTKIPLVEQASIDEFYGDLGGWIDDKDVEDFIKNLKNEIKEVIKLPVSIGAAPTRYIAKLATSHAKPFGCRVVYAGELDSFIENIPVGEFAGIGKSMKAKLKSAQIHTLGEIKRRRGTLESWGPYAKELYARVCGKSDDEINTKHIRKSIGISRTFDPIYDRGELKRRVHVLARHLSFAIMKLQVIPTVFHLSIAYEMNQKSHKNITLCEIFTEKKFDSLCLELFSEADTYKRLQVIRISINCSSFTRESRRELSLINFAEEQKMHRLTQHSQNIREKYGIDMLKWGSEL